The Bacillaceae bacterium S4-13-56 genome contains the following window.
GAGTTTGGGCGGTGGAGCAGGGGAAAAAGTGAAAAAAGAGCCGTTTATAATCGATTTTCCCCTTTTGCACCAGGTGTATGCTCAACTCTTAATCATCATTTTAACAAAGGCAACTCCAAACACATGACGGTCCCTCTGCTAGAACTCTCTTTTAAATAAAGGTCTCCACCAAGAACCTTGGCAATCATCTTGCTAAAAGGTAATCCTAATCCAAGTCCTCTCACTTTGTGTTTTTTTTGCTCACCGCGGTAAAACCTCTCAAAGATTAGCTCTTGCTCATTAAGAGGGACACCAATACCTGTATCAGCAACAGAAATTATCACCTTATCACTATGAACATTCACTTCTAAACTTATGAAGCCATCCCCTTGAAGAGAATCTTGCGCATTATTCAAAAGATTTAGCAGAACCTGTTCCACTCTAAGTGGATCGGTTTTCATCCAAAGGGAGGTCGATGGCAATTTAACATAAAGTTTGGATTCCGGGTAATCCCGAATGACACTCCATTGGTGGGTCACGTCTCGTATAAATTCCTGAAAATGAATTTCTTCCTTCTTTATGGAAATGGACCCGGCCGAGAAGGAATTAAAATCGAGTAAGTCTTGAATCATTTTTTGTAAACGGTTCGTTTCCTTCAAAGAAATATCCAAAAATTCTTTGGCTTCCTCTCCCGTCACGACTTCGTCTTTTATGGCTTGTGTAAGACTACTGATTGAGGTTACGGGTGTTTTTAATTCGTGAGTAATACCAGCCAAAAGCTCGGCCCTTAATGCCTCCAACTGATCCAATTTCTCCGACATATCCTTAAAGGAAGCAATTAATTCCGCTACCTCTTTTTCTTTAGCATTTGTTGGTAACTCCACATTATAATTGCCTGTTTTAATTTGATTGGCTGCATCTGCTACCAAATGAATGGGGCGAGCTATTCTTTGGGAAAGAAAGTAAATAACCAACCATCCTAACAAGGCAAGACTAATTAGCAGAATAGCAAGCAAATTATACTCCTGATTGGTTTTGGTTAATTCTCCTTTAGCCTGAAGAACGACAACCCATCCCAGGACTTGCCCTTCAAATTCAATAGGTGCTTTTACAACGTATATTTCTCCTTCCCCAAGTGTCACTTCTTGAATACTTTCCGGATCTTGAAGTAAGGAAAGCGAGAATCGTTGATACTGATTTTGGTTAGGGTCACTATATAAAATAGTCCCATATTGATTGACTATAAAGGTGAAAGGTTTACTATCCATATTTAAAAGCTTCTGGCGTTCCTCTAGATAAACGGAAAAAAATCTACCTTGAAGAATGGTGCCATTACTATCGACTACACGATCGGCAGCTTCCTCTGCTAAAAATTGGGTTAAATTTAATCGGTTTTCCAGGTTGGTGTGACGAATCCAAAGAATAGAGATAAAAGCAATGATTAATAAACCTATACATAATGTCACTAGATAGCGAGTCGTCCAATACCGCAGTAATGAAATTTTATTTTGATTAGTAGACACTCATCT
Protein-coding sequences here:
- a CDS encoding ATP-binding protein, with the translated sequence MSTNQNKISLLRYWTTRYLVTLCIGLLIIAFISILWIRHTNLENRLNLTQFLAEEAADRVVDSNGTILQGRFFSVYLEERQKLLNMDSKPFTFIVNQYGTILYSDPNQNQYQRFSLSLLQDPESIQEVTLGEGEIYVVKAPIEFEGQVLGWVVVLQAKGELTKTNQEYNLLAILLISLALLGWLVIYFLSQRIARPIHLVADAANQIKTGNYNVELPTNAKEKEVAELIASFKDMSEKLDQLEALRAELLAGITHELKTPVTSISSLTQAIKDEVVTGEEAKEFLDISLKETNRLQKMIQDLLDFNSFSAGSISIKKEEIHFQEFIRDVTHQWSVIRDYPESKLYVKLPSTSLWMKTDPLRVEQVLLNLLNNAQDSLQGDGFISLEVNVHSDKVIISVADTGIGVPLNEQELIFERFYRGEQKKHKVRGLGLGLPFSKMIAKVLGGDLYLKESSSRGTVMCLELPLLK